A region from the Triticum aestivum cultivar Chinese Spring chromosome 3D, IWGSC CS RefSeq v2.1, whole genome shotgun sequence genome encodes:
- the LOC123080801 gene encoding DNA mismatch repair protein MLH1 isoform X2 translates to MEVDDPAPRGGAPPRIRRLEESVVNRIAAGEVIQRPSSAVKELVENSIDAGASTVSVTVKDGGLKLIQVSDDGHGIRCEDLPILCERHTTSKLSAYEDLQTIKSMGFRGEALASMTYVGHVTVTTITEGQLHGYRVSYRDGVMENDPKPCAAVKGTQVMVENLFYNMVARRKTLQNSNDDYPKIVDFISRFAVHHINVNFSCRKHGANRADVHSGSTSSRLDAIRNVYGASVVRDLMEIQVSDENAVDEIFKMDGFISNANYVAKKTTMILFINDRLVDCTSLKRATEFVYSAILPQASKPFIYMSINLPPEHVDVNIHPTKKEVSLLNQERIIEKIKDAIEEKLMNCNNTRIFQTQALNSSALTQANTRKDKGTEVSTPTGEKSQKIPVSQMVRTDPRDPSGRLHTYWQGQTSNLEKKSGLVAVRNIVRSRRNPKDAGDLSSRHELVTEIDYNLHPGLFDIVKNCTYVGVADEVFALIQHNTLLYLVNVVNVSKELMYQQALCRFGNFNAIQLSEPAPLLELLTMALKDDESMSDVNEKEKLEIAEVNTEILKENAEMINEYFSIHIDQGGNLTRLPVVLDQYTPDMDRLPEFMLTLGNDIAWDVEKECFRTAAAAIGNFYALHPPILPNPSGKGIRLYKKNKDSMESAGQADNDLTSTDEDDIDQELLAEAEAAWAQREWTIQHVLFPSMRLFLKPPKSMATDGTFVQIASLDKLYKIFERC, encoded by the exons atGGAGGTCGACGACCCGGCGCCGCGCGGCGGGGCCCCGCCCCGCATCCGGCGGCTGGAGGAGTCGGTGGTGAACCGCATCGCCGCGGGGGAGGTGATCCAGCGCCCGTCGTCGGCGGTGAAGGAGCTCGTCGAGAACAGCATCGACGCCGGGGCCTCCACCGTCTCCGTCACCGTCAAGGACGGCGGCCTCAAGCTCATCCAGGTCTCCGACGACGGCCACGGCATCCGG TGTGAGGACTTGCCGATATTGTGTGAGAGACATACTACCTCAAAGTTGTCTGCATATGAGGATCTACAGACAATAAAATCCATGGGGTTCAGAGGGGAGGCTTTGGCCAGTATGACTTATGTTGGCCATGTTACGGTGACAACAATAACAGAAGGCCAGCTGCATGGCTACAG AGTTTCTTATAGGGATGGAGTAATGGAGAATGACCCGAAGCCCTGTGCTGCGGTTAAAGGAACTCAAGTCATG GTTGAAAATTTATTCTACAATATGGTAGCTCGTAGGAAAACACTGCAGAACTCCAATGACGACTATCCAAAGATAGTGGACTTCATCAGTCGGTTTGCAGTCCATCACATCAATGTGAACTTCTCTTGCAGAAAG CATGGAGCCAATAGAGCAGATGTTCACAGTGGGAGCACGTCTTCAAGGCTAGATGCTATTAGGAATGTCTATGGGGCTTCAGTTGTTCGTGATCTGATGGAAATACAGGTTTCAGATGAGAATGCTGTAGATGAAATATTCAAGATGGATGGTTTCATCTCAAATGCAAATTATGTGGCAAAAAAGACTACTATGATTCTTTTCATAAATG ATAGACTTGTAGACTGCACTTCTTTGAAAAGAGCTACTGAATTCGTGTACTCTGCAATACTGCCTCAAGCATCCAAACCCTTCATATACATGTCCATCAATCTTCCGCCAGAACACGTGGATGTCAATATACATCCAACCAAAAAGGAG GTTAGCCTCTTAAATCAAGAGCGTATTATTGAAAAAATTAAAGATGCCATCGAGGAAAAACTGATGAACTGTAATAACACAAGGATATTCCAAACTCAG GCACTAAACTCTTCAGCACTTACTCAAGCTAACACACGAAAGGACAAGGGTACTGAAGTCAGCACGCCTACTG GAGAAAAATCTCAAAAGATTCCTGTGAGCCAAATGGTCAGAACAGATCCACGCGATCCATCTGGAAGGTTGCACACCTATTGGCAAGGTCAAACTTCAAATCTTGAAAAGAAATCTGGCCTTGTTGCCGTAAG AAATATTGTAAGATCAAGAAGAAATCCAAAAGATGCTGGTGATTTGTCCAGTCGCCATGAGCTTGTTACAGAAATAGATTATAACTTACATCCTG GCCTTTTCGATATTGTTAAGAATTGCACATATGTTGGAGTTGCCGATGAAGTTTTCGCTTTGATACAACACAATACCCTCTTATACCTTGTCAATGTGGTAAATGTTAG CAAAGAACTCATGTACCAACAAGCCTTGTGCCGTTTTGGGAACTTCAATGCTATACAGCTCAGTGAACCAGCTCCGCTTCTGGAGTTGCTGACAATGGCACTGAAAGATGACGAGTCAATGAGTGATGTAAATGAGAAGGAGAAACTAGAAATTGCAGAA GTGAACACTGAGATACTGAAAGAAAATGCTGAGATGATTAATGAGTACTTCTCTATTCACATTGATCAAGGTGGCAACCTTACCAGACTTCCTGTTGTACTTGATCAGTACACCCCTGATATGGATCGCCTTCCAGAGTTCATGTTGACTCTAGGAAATGAT ATTGCCTGGGACGTTGAGAAAGAGTGCTTCAGAACGGCAGCAGCTGCTATTGGAAACTTCTATGCGCTTCATCCTCCCATCCTTCCAAATCCATCTGGCAAAGGCATTCGATTATACAAGAAAAATAAAGATTCCATGGAAAGCGCTGGACAGGCTGATAACGATTTAACAAGTACAG ATGAAGATGACATCGACCAAGAGCTGCTTGCGGAAGCAGAGGCGGCATGGGCTCAACGCGAGTGGACCATCCAGCACGTCTTGTTCCCGTCCATGCGACTTTTCCTCAAGCCCCCTAAGTCGATGGCAACAGACGGAACATTCGTCCAG ATTGCTTCTCTAGACAAGCTTTACAAGATCTTCGAGAGATGCTAG
- the LOC123080801 gene encoding DNA mismatch repair protein MLH1 isoform X1, which yields MEVDDPAPRGGAPPRIRRLEESVVNRIAAGEVIQRPSSAVKELVENSIDAGASTVSVTVKDGGLKLIQVSDDGHGIRCEDLPILCERHTTSKLSAYEDLQTIKSMGFRGEALASMTYVGHVTVTTITEGQLHGYRVSYRDGVMENDPKPCAAVKGTQVMVENLFYNMVARRKTLQNSNDDYPKIVDFISRFAVHHINVNFSCRKHGANRADVHSGSTSSRLDAIRNVYGASVVRDLMEIQVSDENAVDEIFKMDGFISNANYVAKKTTMILFINDRLVDCTSLKRATEFVYSAILPQASKPFIYMSINLPPEHVDVNIHPTKKEVSLLNQERIIEKIKDAIEEKLMNCNNTRIFQTQALNSSALTQANTRKDKGTEVSTPTGEKSQKIPVSQMVRTDPRDPSGRLHTYWQGQTSNLEKKSGLVAVRNIVRSRRNPKDAGDLSSRHELVTEIDYNLHPGLFDIVKNCTYVGVADEVFALIQHNTLLYLVNVVNVSKELMYQQALCRFGNFNAIQLSEPAPLLELLTMALKDDESMSDVNEKEKLEIAEVNTEILKENAEMINEYFSIHIDQGGNLTRLPVVLDQYTPDMDRLPEFMLTLGNDIAWDVEKECFRTAAAAIGNFYALHPPILPNPSGKGIRLYKKNKDSMESAGQADNDLTSTDEDDIDQELLAEAEAAWAQREWTIQHVLFPSMRLFLKPPKSMATDGTFVQVPSPPRFSCPLRLVLQFSLVLMLAP from the exons atGGAGGTCGACGACCCGGCGCCGCGCGGCGGGGCCCCGCCCCGCATCCGGCGGCTGGAGGAGTCGGTGGTGAACCGCATCGCCGCGGGGGAGGTGATCCAGCGCCCGTCGTCGGCGGTGAAGGAGCTCGTCGAGAACAGCATCGACGCCGGGGCCTCCACCGTCTCCGTCACCGTCAAGGACGGCGGCCTCAAGCTCATCCAGGTCTCCGACGACGGCCACGGCATCCGG TGTGAGGACTTGCCGATATTGTGTGAGAGACATACTACCTCAAAGTTGTCTGCATATGAGGATCTACAGACAATAAAATCCATGGGGTTCAGAGGGGAGGCTTTGGCCAGTATGACTTATGTTGGCCATGTTACGGTGACAACAATAACAGAAGGCCAGCTGCATGGCTACAG AGTTTCTTATAGGGATGGAGTAATGGAGAATGACCCGAAGCCCTGTGCTGCGGTTAAAGGAACTCAAGTCATG GTTGAAAATTTATTCTACAATATGGTAGCTCGTAGGAAAACACTGCAGAACTCCAATGACGACTATCCAAAGATAGTGGACTTCATCAGTCGGTTTGCAGTCCATCACATCAATGTGAACTTCTCTTGCAGAAAG CATGGAGCCAATAGAGCAGATGTTCACAGTGGGAGCACGTCTTCAAGGCTAGATGCTATTAGGAATGTCTATGGGGCTTCAGTTGTTCGTGATCTGATGGAAATACAGGTTTCAGATGAGAATGCTGTAGATGAAATATTCAAGATGGATGGTTTCATCTCAAATGCAAATTATGTGGCAAAAAAGACTACTATGATTCTTTTCATAAATG ATAGACTTGTAGACTGCACTTCTTTGAAAAGAGCTACTGAATTCGTGTACTCTGCAATACTGCCTCAAGCATCCAAACCCTTCATATACATGTCCATCAATCTTCCGCCAGAACACGTGGATGTCAATATACATCCAACCAAAAAGGAG GTTAGCCTCTTAAATCAAGAGCGTATTATTGAAAAAATTAAAGATGCCATCGAGGAAAAACTGATGAACTGTAATAACACAAGGATATTCCAAACTCAG GCACTAAACTCTTCAGCACTTACTCAAGCTAACACACGAAAGGACAAGGGTACTGAAGTCAGCACGCCTACTG GAGAAAAATCTCAAAAGATTCCTGTGAGCCAAATGGTCAGAACAGATCCACGCGATCCATCTGGAAGGTTGCACACCTATTGGCAAGGTCAAACTTCAAATCTTGAAAAGAAATCTGGCCTTGTTGCCGTAAG AAATATTGTAAGATCAAGAAGAAATCCAAAAGATGCTGGTGATTTGTCCAGTCGCCATGAGCTTGTTACAGAAATAGATTATAACTTACATCCTG GCCTTTTCGATATTGTTAAGAATTGCACATATGTTGGAGTTGCCGATGAAGTTTTCGCTTTGATACAACACAATACCCTCTTATACCTTGTCAATGTGGTAAATGTTAG CAAAGAACTCATGTACCAACAAGCCTTGTGCCGTTTTGGGAACTTCAATGCTATACAGCTCAGTGAACCAGCTCCGCTTCTGGAGTTGCTGACAATGGCACTGAAAGATGACGAGTCAATGAGTGATGTAAATGAGAAGGAGAAACTAGAAATTGCAGAA GTGAACACTGAGATACTGAAAGAAAATGCTGAGATGATTAATGAGTACTTCTCTATTCACATTGATCAAGGTGGCAACCTTACCAGACTTCCTGTTGTACTTGATCAGTACACCCCTGATATGGATCGCCTTCCAGAGTTCATGTTGACTCTAGGAAATGAT ATTGCCTGGGACGTTGAGAAAGAGTGCTTCAGAACGGCAGCAGCTGCTATTGGAAACTTCTATGCGCTTCATCCTCCCATCCTTCCAAATCCATCTGGCAAAGGCATTCGATTATACAAGAAAAATAAAGATTCCATGGAAAGCGCTGGACAGGCTGATAACGATTTAACAAGTACAG ATGAAGATGACATCGACCAAGAGCTGCTTGCGGAAGCAGAGGCGGCATGGGCTCAACGCGAGTGGACCATCCAGCACGTCTTGTTCCCGTCCATGCGACTTTTCCTCAAGCCCCCTAAGTCGATGGCAACAGACGGAACATTCGTCCAGGTTCCCTCCCCACCCCGCTTCAGTTGTCCTTTACGTTTGGTGCTTCAGTTCAGTCTTGTGCTTATGCTCGCACCATAG